The Pseudanabaena sp. PCC 6802 genomic interval AAAATCATATTCAGTCAACTCTTTGCGGGTCATCAAACCACTTTGGGGTAGTGGGGGTCGAAGGTTCAAATCCTTTCGCTCCGATTGGTTTTAAGAAGAAGAGGTAAGTTGCGTACTCAAAACGTACTCAATTTTTACCTCTTTTTCTTCCTATTGCTTAGCAGGCTAGCTTGGTAAATCTCGATCGCTCGTTGGTGAGCGCGTTCGTCATGGCGGTTTTGCATCCAGTCTTGAAGTAGCTCATCGTTATATCGAATGGTGCGAGAGTTTAGCTTAACGAAGTGGATGCCTTCTTTGAGATTCCCAGATAAGCGAGCCTTTTTAAGGGTTTCCGCAGAAAGACCAGTGATTTTTGCGGCTGTGTACTTATCTACAAACATTTTATTTGCTCAACTTCTAGATAACTGAATCGAGATACAAAACTCTTTGCAGGGCGATTCCCTTCGGGATGCGTACCGCCGCTGCTACAGCAGGAACAACAGTCTTGCCGAGCGCAGCAAGGCTAAAGCCACCGATGGCAGAGAATAAATCGAGGTGTTTCATCTACGCTCCTTCTCGATTGGCATGGATAACTGCTGATTCAGGCTAGAGATTGCTTGCCCGTAGTTGAGCCTTTGCGATCGCTCTTGCGCCCAGGTGTCCCATTGCCTTTTGTGCCAGAGGTGCATCTGTTCGCAGTGGGCAACTGTGAGGCGAACGTCCCATTGAGCTTGATACTCTGCCTGAGTCATGGCCTCACCGCCATACTTTTGAGCGTGGTCCTGACGCTGGGCATCAGTGGCAAAGTAAGCATTCCTATACTTTTCCCCCGCTTTGCAGGCGAGACGCTGACAGATGAAGGGTTTGCCGTTCTTCCCGCTAACTAACTGGCTCGGATAGGGGTTATCGACCAGTCCCCCGTCGCAACAGCAGAAGCATTTCCACTGAGGGCGGACATCGCGATCTGATCGCGGAGAGGCTGGAATTGCTATGAGCTTTTCGTATTCGTCACTCATTACCGCCTCCTCTGGTAGGCAACGGCAAACTGATATCGCTCTTCGTATTCAGGTGAAGTTTGGTCTATGCCGACTGTGAGCAGGTGTGTCATGCCTTTGAACGGATCGCTAAGGATTGACTCCCATTCGGCATGGCGGCTATCTTGTAAAGCTGTTTGTGGATAGAGCCTCTGGAACTCAGCTTCCAGGTGTTCGAGACGCGAGAGTATCCAGGCGATCGGATCGGCGGGGCGATGGGGTAGCTTGTCCACCTGTTGCCAGCAGAAATTTTTGAAGGTTTCAGCCAGATTTTTCCAAGCGCCGCCGCCGCGAGGTTTTTCCCTATTTCTCGTTTCTACAGAGGTTTTGGCAGGACTCTCTGCGGTATTTAAAAAATGGTGACGATCTTGCTGCCGATCGCCAGGCGGATGGTTTTGACCAGACTTTCCAACTGCGGCAGCACCGCTTCGATGTCTGCATCGATAACCGTGCGGAAATTGACTTGAGAGCGCCACTCCTCCAGTTTTTTCACGGCAACTTGAATAGGCGATTCCTTGGGCAATAGGGGAATGCGGAAGATTTTGCAAACTTCCTGCGCGTACTTGCCAACGGGAACGCAATGCCGATCGCTCTTGGTAAATTCAGTCATCAGGCGAGTGGTAACACCGATCGCGCGTTGCCGTAGCGTTGGGTCGAGGGGGAGTAAGGGTTTGAGACGAGTACTCATACCTTTACCCCCTCCGCAAATAGCTGTTCTAGCTTCTGGGCGTAGGGGAGAACGCCATCATCGATGATGCGACGAATGGGGATGCCCGTCCGCGCAGACACTTGCTTGAGGTAATCGTGCACCTCAACCGAAATGTCCGTTTTAGTTGTCTTGAACGATCGCGACATAATTATGTATAAGAGTGTATATGTACACAATATTACTTTTTGTGCGTACATGCGTCAACATGTACTTAGACTCTGCGATCGCTCTTAAGATATGTATGATGACCAGCGCGTAAAAATTGATAAGGTAAGGTTTCAGGCATGGATTGCGGCTGAGGTGGCTAAGTCCAGTCAGAATCGCGTGGCGAAAGAGCTTGGCACGACTCATGCAACGATTAACCGCTACGTCCACGGCAAGGTGGATGCGGTGACGGGCAGGCAAATGAATGCGATCGCTGCTTATCGGGGGGAGTCCGTGCAGGATACGTTGAGATTGTTTGCGCTACCCCTGCCAGAGGTGCAACCTGCAACTGGGGATTTAGGCGATCGCCTTGCTACGCTAGAGGAGAAGTACGAGCAGCTTTTGGCTGAGGTCGAACTTTTGAAGGATGAGCGGGAACTTCTCGCAACTGAGGTGGGCAATTTGAAGGAATTCGTTGAAGTGCTGATCGAGGAATTCAATGAGGCGAAAAGAGCTAAAGGCAGCAAAAATAAGATTTGAGGATATCGAAAGGTATCTACGGATTTGCGATCGCGTGGTGGAGGACGAGCGATCGCTAACGATCTCTTGCTCTGAGTCGGTGGCAAGAAACCTCAAATCCAGACTCGATGCGCTCTTGTTGAAGTACGATTGTTTGGAAAAAATTACGATTAATGGGGAGATTGTTTACAGACATCTACCTGTGCTGCTTGAGCCTCCTGGCAAGGGATTCAGGTTGGAACGGGTAGAGATAGACTTGAGCGATCTTGTCAAAATTCCCTTGCGACAGATGAAAAAAAGGTAGATTCTTACAAATTTTTATGTTTTGATATAAACATGAATTTTGTACGATAGATTATGACTCTTATACCTTTAGATATTGATTTCTCGGCGCTGATTCGATTACCGCTTTATCTGTGCCCTGTTTCGGCTGGGTTGCCGTCAAAGGCAGATGACTATGTGGAAAGATACATTGATGTACCTCGCTGGTTTGTCGAGCATCCATCGAATACATTTGCAGTAAGGGTATCTGGCGATTCGATGATTGGGGCTGGTCTGTGTGATGGGGACATTGTTCTTGTCGATAGTGCAATTGAACCGACCCATGACAAGATTGTGGTGGCTCTGATCGATGGAGAGGAGACAATCAAGCGTTTGTATATGCATGATGGTCAGGTGAAGTTGGTGCCGGAGAACCCGAATTACGATCCTATTTCGATTCATCCTGAAACAGACTGTACGATTCAGGGGGCAATTGTGTGGATGTTGCGGAGTTACGTGTGATTTTAATGGGCGATACGCTTTTTTCTTACCGAGCAATTGGTTACTATTTAAGTGTAGACAATAGACCTCTTGCAGATTAGGTTGAGGTTGAGTTGCCAAAGAACCCCAAGATAGGAAAATATCAGGACATAGCAATAACGAAAAAGCGTCCTGATGATGAACTATATAATAGCGCAAACCCTACCTGCTGCACACTTTAAGCGTCGATTTGGTATCGAGACTAATACGTTCAAAGCAATTGTGAAAGTGCTTAAACCAGAGTGGCGAGCAACGCCAACACCTGGAGCCAAGCCTAAACTCGGACTAGAAGACCGCATATTGGTTGCCTTCGAGTATTGGCGGGAATATCGCACCTACTTTCACATCGCCACTAGTTGGGGCATCAGCGAGTCTACAGTTTGTCGAATAGTGCATTGGGTAGAGGAGACTTTAATCCGCTCACGTCGCTTTCGACTACCTGGGAAGCGCCAGTTGGTGCGGGGCTTTGGGATACCTACAGTCGCGATCGTTGATGTGACTGAAACTCGCATTGAGCGTCCTAAGCGGCACCAACGTGCCTTTTATAGCGGCAAACAGAAAGGGCACACGCTCAAATGTCAACTCATAATTGACGCTCTTACTGGGCAGATTATCTGTACGTTTTTCGGCAAGGGGCGACGGCATGATTTCAAGCTGTTCAAAGCTTCTGGCATCCATTTCCATCCTCAAACCGAGAGTTTGCAGGACAAGGGTTATCAAGGCATCCAGAAACTGCATCTCTACTGCCGCTTACCCCACAAGAAACCGAAAGGTGGTCAGCTTACGCCTGAGCAGAAAGCGTTCAACCGCCAACTTGCGCGCCAACGGGTTGGCATTGAGCATGTTAATCGCCGCTTGAAGATCTTCCGCATCTTATCTGGACGCTATCGCAATCGTCGTCACCGCTTTGGTTTGCGTTGCAATCTAATTGCTGGTCTCTACAATTTTGAACGCTCTCAAGGCTCCTCAGTTGGCTAATTTGCAAGAGGTCTAATCTCCACGGTATGAATCGCTATGCATGGTCTAGATAAATGACAATGAAAGTACGAGAGGTCATCAAACTGCTAGAAGCTGATGGATGGCTCTTAGTAAGGACGAGAGGCAGTCACAGACATTACCGACATTCAATTAAGTCGGGAACTGTAACAGTGCCAGGTAAGTTTTCTGACGATTTGCCTCTAGGTACGCTCAACAGCATTTTTAAGCAAGCAGGACTGAAGCCATGAAATACACAATTATCATCGAAAAAGCTAAAGATAACTACTCGGCTTATGTGCCAGATTTACCAGGATGCGTGACTACTGGCAGCACGATCGCTGAAATCGAACAAAACATGAAGGAAGCGATCGCGGGACATATAGAAGTTATGCGGGAATATGGCGATCCGATTCCTATGCCTTCTCACCTTCACGAACTCAGCACCCCTGCTAGTATAATCCTTGAGCTAACTATTCCTGAGCTAGAAACTGCATGACCGAATCATCGTTATGTTTGCGGCTGTGCGGCAGTAATGGCATTGATGTAGCTGAAGATCGTATCTAGCTCGCCAATGGCATCTAGTTCTGCGGATCCCTCTGAAGTTAGCGTGTCAGCTTTTTTCTTTTCGAGTAGTTCGTTCATGCGATCGCCAAGTTCTGGCGTAAATTTAAACAGATTTAGGTTGTGGATACGCTCGACTCGAATCCCGTTGACCAGTAATGTCGGGCACACTTTCCAGGCAACAGATTGGGGCACTCCACAAGGGTCGCCGACAAAGAGCTAGAAGCAAGAGGGCATCGCTTTGCACGGTATATGGATGACCTGGTAATCTTGGTCAAAAGTAGGCGGGCAGGGACTAGGGTGATGGCGAATATCAGCCAGTACTTGAGCCAAAAGCTGAAGCTCAAAGTGAATCGGCAGAAGAGTCGTGTGGTGAGGACTGACAAATTAGAGTTCCTGGGATTTGTATTTCGAGGCATTCGGATTTGGTGGTCTGACCAAGCCTATCGCGATTTCGTGCATCGACTGCGCGGATTAACGTCTCGTAGTTGGGGTGTTTCGATGGAGTACCGCATGGAACGATTGAACCGATACTTAC includes:
- a CDS encoding helix-turn-helix domain-containing protein; the encoded protein is MYDDQRVKIDKVRFQAWIAAEVAKSSQNRVAKELGTTHATINRYVHGKVDAVTGRQMNAIAAYRGESVQDTLRLFALPLPEVQPATGDLGDRLATLEEKYEQLLAEVELLKDERELLATEVGNLKEFVEVLIEEFNEAKRAKGSKNKI
- a CDS encoding LexA family protein, which gives rise to MTLIPLDIDFSALIRLPLYLCPVSAGLPSKADDYVERYIDVPRWFVEHPSNTFAVRVSGDSMIGAGLCDGDIVLVDSAIEPTHDKIVVALIDGEETIKRLYMHDGQVKLVPENPNYDPISIHPETDCTIQGAIVWMLRSYV
- a CDS encoding IS5 family transposase gives rise to the protein MNYIIAQTLPAAHFKRRFGIETNTFKAIVKVLKPEWRATPTPGAKPKLGLEDRILVAFEYWREYRTYFHIATSWGISESTVCRIVHWVEETLIRSRRFRLPGKRQLVRGFGIPTVAIVDVTETRIERPKRHQRAFYSGKQKGHTLKCQLIIDALTGQIICTFFGKGRRHDFKLFKASGIHFHPQTESLQDKGYQGIQKLHLYCRLPHKKPKGGQLTPEQKAFNRQLARQRVGIEHVNRRLKIFRILSGRYRNRRHRFGLRCNLIAGLYNFERSQGSSVG
- a CDS encoding type II toxin-antitoxin system HicA family toxin, with the protein product MKVREVIKLLEADGWLLVRTRGSHRHYRHSIKSGTVTVPGKFSDDLPLGTLNSIFKQAGLKP
- a CDS encoding type II toxin-antitoxin system HicB family antitoxin; the encoded protein is MKYTIIIEKAKDNYSAYVPDLPGCVTTGSTIAEIEQNMKEAIAGHIEVMREYGDPIPMPSHLHELSTPASIILELTIPELETA